From one Lycium ferocissimum isolate CSIRO_LF1 chromosome 7, AGI_CSIRO_Lferr_CH_V1, whole genome shotgun sequence genomic stretch:
- the LOC132062088 gene encoding ankyrin repeat-containing protein BDA1-like — MLWGQSTRQNSSEPANLKKFKELKSADWFLEFRGETAKKFHYSLVELMDRRLWEAAQKGDVHHLQSLIKEDPLLLRAVSLAGNGTPLHIACLSGHPEFAKEIIHLRPEFARELNQDGFSPLHIASANGDIEIVKELLSVDCNLCLLKGKERRIPLHYAVIQGRKNVVRELLEASPDSAEEVTARGETCLHLSVKNHQFEAFKLLIENLKEFNKYDLLNKKDIRGNTVLHLAVSTKQYQVVDLLLDENAVSKGTIEVNSLNKRGLTPLEVLFKESGDRDIEEILRASGAVSVANLQSLQQEALPQSWVVSVQDPSDEPSSREQRRDRPRSHSKKLQDFFKYNKTKDPPGKVRDTLLVIAILIATATYQAVFSPPGGVWQDTHWPDDNNTTSSDGKMSSRHIAGQSVMGTNNPISYGLFLVFNSIGFFLSLHTINFLTIGFPLQLELQVSLVALTVTYDTVMSPITPNQGISLFFTIFSIVFPVLLPHITMLFRNYCKKPKLFIKICELFT, encoded by the exons ATGCTGTGGGGACAGAGTACTCGGCAGAATTCTAGTGAGCCTGCCAATTTGAAGAAGTTTAAG GAACTAAAGTCTGCAGATTGGTTTTTAGAATTCAGAGGAGAAACAGCCAAAAAGTTCCATTATTCTTTGGTAGAATTAATGGACAGAAGGCTATGGGAGGCTGCTCAAAAAGGAGATGTTCATCACTTGCAAAGTTTGATCAAAGAAGACCCCCTTCTGCTCAGGGCAGTTTCATTAGCAGGAAATGGAACTCCTCTGCATATTGCTTGTTTGAGTGGCCATCCTGAGTTTGCCAAGGAGATCATTCACCTTAGGCCAGAATTTGCTAGAGAATTAAACCAGGACGGTTTCAGCCCTTTGCATATTGCCTCAGCAAATGGGGATATAGAGATTGTGAAGGAGCTCTTGAGCGTCGACTGTAATCTATGCCTTCTCAAGGGGAAGGAAAGAAGAATTCCTCTTCACTATGCAGTAATCCAAGGCAGAAAAAATGTCGTGAGGGAGCTTCTCGAGGCTTCTCCAGATTCTGCAGAAGAAGTGACTGCTCGTGGCGAGACTTGTCTTCATTTATCTGTCAAGAATCATCAGTTTGAAGCATTCAAATTACTAATTGAGAACCTGAAGGAATTTAACAAGTATGATCTTTTAAACAAGAAGGATATCCGAGGAAACACTGTTTTGCATCTTGCTGTGTCAACTAAGCAATACCAG GTTGTTGATCTATTGCTCGATGAAAATGCTGTTTCTAAGGGCACAATTGAGGTGAATTCTTTGAACAAGAGAGGCCTTACCCCTTTAGAGGTACTATTTAAGGAATCTGGAGACAGAGATATAGAGGAAATTCTAAGAGCATCTGGTGCTGTATCTGTTGCAAACTTGCAATCTTTGCAACAGGAAGCTTTGCCCCAATCTTGGGTTGTTTCAGTTCAAGATCCATCAGATGAACCATCCAGCAGAGAGCAAAGAAGGGACCGACCCCGATCTCATTCTAAGAAACTTCAGGATTTCTTCAAGTACAATAAAACCAAAGATCCTCCAGGAAAAGTAAGAGACACCCTTCTTGTGATAGCTATTCTAATTGCAACAGCAACTTATCAAGCAGTTTTTAGTCCGCCAGGAGGCGTTTGGCAGGACACTCACTGGCCTGATGACAATAACACCACCAGTAGTGACGGCAAAATGTCCTCACGACATATCGCAGGACAGTCAGTGATGGGAACCAACAATCCAATTTCCTACGGCTTGTTCTTGGTTTTCAACTCCATTGGATTTTTCTTGTCCCTCCACACGATAAATTTCCTAACAATAGGATTTCCTTTGCAATTAGAACTGCAAGTCTCACTTGTTGCCTTGACAGTAACCTATGACACTGTGATGTCTCCCATAACACCTAACCAGGGAATTTCTCTCTTCTTTACTATCTTTTCCATAGTCTTTCCAGTTCTGTTGCCTCACATTACAATGTTGTTTAGAAACTATTGCAAGAAACCTAAACTTTTTATCAAGATCTGTGAACTGTTCACATAG
- the LOC132064161 gene encoding trihelix transcription factor ASIL1 yields MATLSPSTQDFSNVVTPSVTVAVSSRRLPPPCWSHDETISLIDSYRDKWYSLRRGNLRANHWQEVADDVASRTPVDVPKTAVQCRHKMEKLRKRYRNEIQRAAPYGGARSGRYCSAWVHFKRMDNMERGPNAVDEPSDEDVQEDYKQNNVKLIGDFYGNNVNMGNRSSFPGVVSNGGGGFRIRIPGMPGSAPPMANPYSRVENPNNFGSSKMFRDGFVKKADLGKRVVGEGVGEKEKGDPMGEMVAAIKVLGDGFVRMERMKMDMARELEEMRMEMEMKRTEMILESQQRIVEAFAQALSEKKHKKVKRMPTPEC; encoded by the coding sequence ATGGCAACTCTATCTCCATCAACCCAAGATTTCTCTAACGTCGTTACCCCATCCGTTACAGTTGCAGTTTCTTCTCGCCGTTTACCACCACCGTGTTGGTCCCACGACGAGACAATATCACTAATCGATTCCTACAGAGACAAATGGTATTCCCTTCGTCGTGGTAATCTCCGTGCTAATCACTGGCAAGAAGTTGCTGATGACGTGGCTTCTAGAACCCCCGTTGATGTTCCCAAAACCGCCGTTCAGTGCCGTCACAAAATGGAAAAGCTAAGGAAACGTTACCGTAATGAAATACAACGTGCTGCTCCTTATGGTGGGGCTAGATCTGGTCGTTATTGCTCTGCTTGGGTACATTTTAAACGTATGGATAATATGGAAAGAGGTCCTAATGCTGTTGATGAGCCTAGTGATGAGGATGTTCAAGAAGATTACAAACAGAATAACGTTAAACTTATAGGTGATTTCTATGGTAACAATGTGAATATGGGTAATCGGAGTAGTTTTCCAGGGGTTGTGAGTAATGGGGGTGGTGGGTTTCGGATCCGGATACCCGGTATGCCCGGATCGGCTCCACCAATGGCGAACCCGTATAGTAGAGTTGAAAACCCTAACAATTTTGGGTCTAGTAAGATGTTTAGAGATGGGTTTGTGAAGAAAGCTGATTTGGGGAAAAGGGTTGTTGGTGAAGGAGTTGGGGAGAAGGAAAAAGGGGACCCGATGGGGGAAATGGTGGCGGCGATAAAGGTATTAGGGGATGGATTTGTGAGAATGGAGAGGATGAAAATGGATATGGCGAGAGAGCTGGAAGAGATGAGAATGGAAATGGAGATGAAAAGAACCGAGATGATACTCGAATCGCAGCAAAGGATTGTGGAGGCTTTTGCACAAGCGTTGTCGGAGAAGAAACATAAGAAGGTGAAGAGAATGCCAACTCCTGAATGCTAG